One Oryza glaberrima chromosome 10, OglaRS2, whole genome shotgun sequence DNA segment encodes these proteins:
- the LOC127752744 gene encoding E3 ubiquitin-protein ligase BRE1-like 2, whose product MDAAALQYENQKLVQQLEAQKSKMRALEGKFKELRDEQCSYDNTLICLNKMWNQLIDDLVLLGVRAGGDLNGLQALDHEEMSEESLESCPSEEIFLFRLLNSRNFRNNDDSSLSKLVEEALALRYSTTVTLMKSLQEAFAVQQARSESLSLALNGQNSSEDVIVALENHNDYLKEVVDNLRQAVSIINRKHEKYLDEIEAFKNNQSRELHEVKCLSGELEESMAELEESRRKLAVLQLQTGGGSLMNTSAPNGVNGSVSTDKSSDKGMGWRDLKDAVEEAKTLAANRLFELHETQEDNLILSKQLEDIQDQLKDENYIVTSKPYTILSDQLHHLNAEIERYRGLVEVLQNEKDQLMQKEEEMLAKAESVDAVQQSITTYKAKIEDLEHEIQKLMAEKNDLEIKAEEALQDSGKKDFKDEIHVMAASLSKEMELLDNQMNRSKDAASEALALREEADYLRTLLAKKIDEQKEISDRYNTQVTEIKSLKALIETLDQEKQELQFIVDMLGKECSESRAISEIEESENRARKQAEYLRKCLEEHNLELRVKAANEAETACQQRLSIAEVELEDLRAKVDASERDVMKLKESIRIKEAEVDGHISEIETIGQAYEDMQTQNQHLLQQVADRDDFNIKLVSDSVKMKQAYGSLLAEKNMLQKQLQHVNSSLESSKLKITSGEEQMKTYVAQAMKSSSENRHLAISLERTMLEVSDAEKELKWLRSATGSAEKEYEINQKKIAELKMELERERNERRKLEEEYEEVKNEVSELTSETEETTIQKLQDEIKECKAILKCGVCFDRPKEVVITKCFHLFCSPCIQRNLEIRHRKCPGCGTPFGQSDVREVKI is encoded by the exons ATGGATGCCGCAGCTCTTCAGTATGAGAACCAGAAGCTGGTGCAGCAATTGGAGGCACAGAAGTCCAAAATGCGTGCATTGGAAGGCAAGTTCAAGGAGCTGAGGGATGAGCAATGTTCTTACGACAATACATTGATTTGTTTGAATAAAATGTGGAATCAG CTGATTGATGATTTAGTGCTGCTTGGGGTTCGAGCTGGTGGGGATTTAAACGGTTTGCAAGCGCTTGATCATGAAGAGATGTCAGAAG AATCTCTTGAGTCATGTCCTTCTGAGGAGATATTTCTCTTCAGGCTCTTGAATTCCAGGAATTTCAGAAATAATGATGACAGTAGCCTGTCAAAATTAGTTGAGGAAGCTCTTGCCTTGCGCTATTCAACAACAGTTACTCTGATGAAGTCCCTGCAAGAGGCTTTTGCTGTACAGCAGGCTAGAAGTGAATCTTTATCATTAGCTTTAAATGGACAGAACTCCAGTGAAG ACGTTATTGTGGCCCTTGAAAACCATAATGATTACTTGAAAGAAGTGGTTGACAATTTACGTCAAGCTGTGTCTATCATCAACAGGAAGCACGAAAAGTATCTGGATGAGATTGAGGCTTTCAAAAACAATCAATCAAGAGAACTACATGAAGTAAAGTGTCTTTCAG GTGAGCTAGAGGAAAGCATGGCAGAGCTTGAGGAAAGCCGTCGAAAGTTGGCTGTTCTCCAGTTGCAAACGGGTGGAGGCTCACTGATGAACACATCTGCTCCTAACGGTGTGAACGGTAGTGTTTCAACTGATAAATCTTCAGACAAGGGTATGGGCTGGCGAGATCTGAAAGATGCTGTTGAGGAGGCTAAG ACTCTTGCTGCAAACCGCCTATTTGAACTCCATGAGACTCAAGAGGATAATCTGATACTATCCAAGCAGTTGGAAGATATTCAG GATCAATTAAAAGATGAGAACTATATTGTTACATCAAAACCATATACGATTCTCAGTGACCAGTTACACCATCTGAATGCTGAGATAGAGCGATACAGGGGGTTAGTTGAAGTGCTACAG AATGAAAAGGACCAGCTCAtgcaaaaggaagaagaaatgcTTGCAAAGGCAGAATCAGTGGACGCTGTTCAACAATCCATTACCACTTACAAGGCCAAAATTGAGGACCTGGAACATGAAATCCAGAAACTTATGGCTGAAAAGAATGATCTTGAGATCAAGGCTGAGGAAGCCTTGCAAGATTCAG GGAAAAAAGACTTCAAGGACGAGATTCATGTTATGGCTGCATCACTCTCCAAAGAGATGGAATTGTTGGACAATCAAATGAATAGATCCAAGGATGCGGCTTCTGAAGCACTTGCACTACGTGAGGAAGCTGACTATTTAAGAACTTTGCTAGCTAAGAAG ATTGATGAACAAAAGGAGATATCTGATAGATACAACACACAAGTCACCGAGATCAAATCCCTCAAAGCATTG ATTGAGACACTGGACCAGGAAAAGCAGGAGTTACAATTTATAGTGGATATGCTCGGTAAAGAATGTTCTGAGTCGAG GGCAATTTCAGAGATTGAAGAATCAGAAAACCGAGCTCGCAAGCAAGCTGAATATTTGAGAAAATGTTTAGAAGAGCATAATCTTGAACTTCGAGTAAAAGCAGCAAATGAAGCGGAAACTGCATGCCAACAAAGGCTTTCAATTGCTGAAGTAGAACTGGAAGACTTAAGGGCCAAAGTGGATGCATCGGAAAG AGATGTTATGAAACTCAAGGAGTCAATAAGAATTAAAGAAGCTGAAGTAGATGGCCATATTTCTGAAATTGAG ACAATTGGTCAAGCATATGAAGACATGCAAACCCAAAATCAGCACCTTCTTCAACAGGTTGCTGATAGAGATGATTTTAACATAAAG CTAGTATCAGATAGTGTAAAGATGAAGCAAGCCTATGGTTCCCTTCTTGCTGAAAAGAATATGCTACAGAAGCAACTTCAGCATGTCAACAGTTCACTGGAGTCATCTAAACTAAAAATCACCAGTGGTGAAGAGCAG ATGAAGACCTATGTAGCACAAGCTATGAAATCTTCTTCAGAGAATAGGCATCTTGCAATTAGCCTTGAAAGGACTATGCTGGAGGTATCAGATGCAGAGAAGGAGCTCAAGTGGCTTCGGTCCGCTACTGGATCTGCTGAGAAAGAATATGAGataaatcagaaaaaaatagcTGAGCTAAAAATGGAGCTAGAGCGTGAGAG AAATGAGAGGAGAAAGCTTGAGGAAGAATACGAAGAGGTGAAAAACGAAGTCAGTGAGCTAACCTCAGAAACTGAAGAGACTACTATACAGAAGCTCCAAGATGAAATAAAAGAATGCAAGGCTATTCTCAAGTGTGGGGTGTGCTTCGACCGGCCGAAAGAG